From the Teredinibacter turnerae T7901 genome, one window contains:
- a CDS encoding response regulator transcription factor translates to MRILVVEDARAIAQSITEYLNLFGYTCDYAYDGLAGLQLATQNEYDIFVLDVAMPRLNGLDLCARLKDSADNNPGIIFLTARDTLEDKLAGFARGCDDYLVKPFKLEELKARIEAVHQRRAHSVAKALKLGPLEVNLNTCEVFRESKLIPLTKNCYKLLVVLLKNAPAVVSRETLTHELWADDFPDSDSLKSHIYRLRQEIDKPFGTPLIHTVQGKGFRMAEI, encoded by the coding sequence ATGAGAATTCTTGTCGTTGAAGACGCGAGGGCCATTGCGCAAAGTATTACTGAGTATCTTAATCTTTTCGGTTACACCTGCGACTACGCCTACGACGGGCTAGCGGGCCTGCAACTTGCGACTCAAAACGAATACGACATTTTTGTGCTTGATGTGGCCATGCCGAGACTGAACGGTCTGGACCTGTGCGCAAGATTAAAAGATAGCGCTGATAATAATCCTGGCATTATATTTCTTACCGCTCGCGATACATTGGAAGATAAATTAGCGGGCTTTGCTCGTGGTTGTGACGATTATCTGGTCAAACCATTTAAACTTGAAGAATTAAAAGCGCGTATAGAAGCTGTACATCAGCGGCGAGCGCACTCTGTCGCCAAAGCGTTAAAGCTTGGCCCTCTCGAAGTCAATTTAAATACCTGCGAAGTTTTTCGTGAATCCAAACTTATTCCGCTGACCAAAAATTGCTACAAACTTTTAGTCGTGTTATTGAAAAACGCACCTGCAGTCGTCAGTCGTGAAACCCTGACTCATGAATTGTGGGCAGACGACTTTCCCGATAGCGACTCTCTAAAAAGTCACATATATCGCCTTCGCCAGGAAATCGACAAGCCGTTCGGTACACCGTTAATACACACGGTGCAGGGTAAGGGATTCAGGATGGCGGAGATATGA
- a CDS encoding GH3 auxin-responsive promoter family protein, whose protein sequence is MEKESVLAAGGRMPEPAETQLPKGFSASYIIGRLFNRVGIVVKSTIIALVIFFMEVARLPAAFKKGNASGFFKRYMQATGFVLGGESLMARMMYNSKHPREVQLQLLRRVISDNAETKYGKTHGFDKITSVEKYRNSVPVNGYNDLEPYIDEHLKGGADVLVRGKPCYYATTSGSTGRPKFIPVTRTMEKEAHEGSARLWSYTLYKNEPRAYSGNIIVIVSPAVEGYTEAKVPYGSISGQYIKNLNENIRSKYTIPYELYEVKDYEARYYCMLLLGIADEDTSMLSSTNPSTLSLLAEKGEQFKDAILADIRAGSLAASCNVNDEIRALVNAKLKPNPERADYLKSCYENDPEGMLRPIHYWKKLVVIACWTGGNSKVFLNRMKKWYGDVQIKDLGYLASEIRGSVPLNINSSEGMLTIDENFFEFVKEGTNPHHNDNYLMVDQLEVGERYRLYFTNRGGLYRYDINDIVEVKGFVNGVPTIDFVQKGKGVTNITGEKIYEQQMLGVVEKASRNQNLHVLYFQAQARIEESRYDLFCEFEGDNVTEDQLQSFLGDVEIFMKETNLEYRTKRDSLRLAPFQLHVLGENSFEKFRKWRVANGVREAQIKNVPLSDDISLTEPLEIKKTYALA, encoded by the coding sequence ATGGAAAAAGAATCTGTATTAGCCGCTGGTGGTCGCATGCCGGAACCTGCGGAAACTCAACTCCCGAAAGGCTTTTCCGCTAGCTATATTATCGGTCGATTGTTTAATCGGGTTGGGATTGTTGTTAAATCGACAATTATTGCGCTCGTTATCTTTTTTATGGAAGTCGCACGATTGCCTGCTGCTTTTAAGAAGGGTAATGCTTCGGGGTTTTTCAAGCGCTATATGCAAGCCACCGGATTCGTGCTTGGTGGCGAATCCTTGATGGCGCGGATGATGTATAACTCGAAACATCCACGTGAAGTGCAGCTACAACTCCTGCGCCGGGTGATAAGTGACAATGCGGAAACGAAGTACGGAAAAACCCATGGTTTTGACAAAATTACCTCGGTAGAGAAATACCGCAACAGCGTACCGGTGAACGGTTATAACGATCTCGAACCTTATATTGATGAGCACCTCAAGGGCGGAGCTGACGTTCTGGTACGAGGTAAACCCTGCTATTACGCTACCACTAGCGGTTCAACCGGGCGGCCGAAGTTTATTCCTGTTACCCGCACCATGGAGAAAGAAGCACACGAAGGCAGTGCACGCTTGTGGTCTTACACGCTCTATAAAAACGAACCGCGCGCGTATTCAGGTAATATCATCGTAATTGTATCGCCTGCGGTTGAAGGCTATACCGAAGCGAAGGTGCCGTACGGCTCTATCTCGGGGCAGTACATCAAAAATCTGAACGAGAATATTCGTTCCAAATATACCATTCCTTATGAGTTGTACGAGGTAAAGGATTACGAAGCCCGTTACTACTGCATGTTACTTTTGGGTATCGCTGATGAAGATACCAGTATGCTTTCCTCCACTAACCCCTCGACGCTCAGTCTGCTCGCCGAGAAAGGCGAACAGTTTAAAGACGCGATATTGGCGGATATCCGAGCGGGATCGCTAGCGGCATCCTGCAATGTGAACGATGAAATTCGAGCGCTGGTGAATGCCAAACTAAAACCCAACCCTGAACGTGCTGATTATCTGAAATCCTGCTACGAGAACGATCCTGAAGGCATGTTACGACCGATTCACTACTGGAAAAAACTTGTAGTAATCGCCTGCTGGACCGGTGGTAACTCCAAGGTTTTTCTGAACCGGATGAAAAAATGGTACGGGGACGTACAAATTAAAGATCTAGGGTATCTGGCTTCGGAAATTCGTGGTTCGGTACCACTGAATATCAATAGCAGCGAAGGCATGTTAACTATCGATGAAAACTTCTTTGAGTTTGTGAAAGAAGGTACCAACCCGCATCACAACGACAATTATTTAATGGTCGACCAACTGGAGGTGGGTGAACGATATCGTTTGTATTTCACCAATCGGGGCGGTCTCTATCGCTACGACATTAACGATATTGTAGAAGTGAAAGGCTTCGTTAATGGCGTTCCCACCATTGATTTTGTGCAAAAGGGCAAAGGCGTTACTAACATCACTGGTGAAAAAATCTACGAGCAGCAAATGTTGGGCGTAGTAGAAAAAGCGTCCCGCAATCAGAATTTGCATGTGCTGTATTTCCAGGCCCAAGCCCGCATAGAAGAAAGTCGGTACGACTTATTCTGTGAATTCGAAGGCGATAACGTGACTGAAGACCAGCTACAGAGCTTTCTTGGCGATGTAGAAATCTTTATGAAAGAAACCAATCTCGAGTACCGAACAAAGCGGGATTCACTGCGGCTGGCACCTTTCCAGCTACATGTTCTCGGAGAAAATTCTTTCGAGAAATTCCGCAAGTGGCGTGTCGCGAATGGGGTGCGAGAAGCACAAATTAAGAACGTACCCCTTTCCGACGATATCAGCCTCACAGAACCATTGGAAATCAAAAAGACCTACGCGCTTGCGTAA
- a CDS encoding mandelate racemase/muconate lactonizing enzyme family protein: MIITALALHETTIPFRLAFNHTTKSRSEVEGIILEVHTNSGAVGFGEALPRKYVTGETHTSVIKHATKTVLPRLLGMEFSSIEEIAIWFENFHNIFESIDPKEQCIKTLVEIAVLDAFGRDTEKPLIDLMGGAFPDSMTYSGVISAGKPEHVKKFVDAFQAMGVTEYKVKVGADDWAVDEAIISTLRNACGPEIDIRADANEAWDLDLATQRLGQLADLGVTSCEQPMPASLKQSYPALVSRVEGRIGVCIDESLCTLDDAKWFIANSGATIFNLRVSKNGGIMNTLKLGRMAHEHGIKCQIGSQVGETSILSRAAQIVSACLGDVIHHEGAFGTMLLEFDLCDRPINFGQYGKYRPNTIDGPGLGIDVSTENLQKMLSSISWESRLSEQSQAHALSL, from the coding sequence GTGATCATAACTGCGCTGGCTCTGCACGAAACTACTATTCCATTCCGCTTGGCATTTAATCATACGACTAAAAGCCGTTCTGAAGTGGAAGGTATCATTCTTGAGGTTCACACAAATTCGGGGGCCGTTGGGTTTGGTGAGGCATTGCCGCGCAAATATGTTACTGGTGAAACTCATACTTCTGTCATCAAACATGCGACAAAAACAGTGTTACCGCGCCTGTTAGGTATGGAGTTTTCGAGTATCGAGGAAATAGCAATCTGGTTTGAAAATTTCCACAATATATTCGAATCAATCGATCCGAAGGAGCAGTGCATTAAGACCTTGGTTGAAATCGCTGTACTTGACGCTTTTGGCCGCGATACAGAAAAACCGCTAATAGATTTGATGGGGGGAGCTTTCCCCGATTCAATGACCTATAGCGGTGTTATTAGTGCGGGCAAACCCGAGCATGTAAAAAAGTTTGTAGATGCATTTCAGGCGATGGGTGTAACCGAGTATAAAGTTAAAGTCGGTGCGGACGATTGGGCGGTTGACGAGGCGATAATTTCAACGCTGCGAAACGCTTGTGGTCCAGAAATTGACATCCGAGCAGATGCAAACGAAGCCTGGGATCTGGACCTGGCCACTCAGCGGTTGGGGCAACTGGCTGATTTGGGCGTAACGTCCTGCGAGCAACCCATGCCAGCCAGCTTAAAGCAGTCATATCCAGCACTAGTGAGTCGTGTAGAAGGCAGGATAGGCGTATGCATTGATGAGTCACTTTGCACGCTAGATGACGCGAAATGGTTTATTGCTAATTCTGGCGCCACGATTTTTAATCTTCGTGTATCAAAAAATGGCGGCATTATGAATACGCTCAAATTGGGCCGAATGGCGCATGAGCATGGGATTAAGTGTCAGATTGGTTCCCAAGTGGGCGAAACCTCAATCCTGAGTCGCGCTGCGCAAATTGTCTCCGCCTGCCTCGGGGATGTCATTCACCACGAGGGAGCTTTTGGCACAATGCTACTGGAATTTGACCTTTGTGACAGGCCGATAAACTTTGGGCAATATGGAAAATACAGGCCAAACACAATCGACGGGCCGGGTCTTGGTATCGACGTATCAACTGAAAATTTGCAAAAAATGCTCTCGAGTATCTCTTGGGAGTCCCGGTTGAGTGAGCAAAGCCAGGCGCATGCACTTAGCCTGTGA
- a CDS encoding alpha/beta fold hydrolase — protein MIVLKKLLLVSLFFVAAVQSAVANTFDKYNVTGEAYSFTQQDQSVFWQGGVVTLLDRGLSLNRFPPKAKFAEYEVSYMKWTPSYSNGQSIIYMHGFQSHAGWFYESAEKLAILGYTVYAFDRIGSGRSSRGVSVLPATETMPPEMLRGKGHINSWQGFTQTIQLLTKIAQAENPTNAINLWANSFAANLLTAYLMEYSPTNIASVVYTSPGFFSKLPLPFPVEELIGAAPGTYFPSTIPELDGDKGAYLFTSDPHYSRDIARDQLALRTVTKEFYFNVVGVQNFHFEATAVAPQGLTQYKRFYLVVDGDPMMDTAQTVSYVTQYSENSVLKLYSGGVDHRHFLAFTDDADIVIDDIDLFLSGEPVPGSEVLP, from the coding sequence ATGATCGTGTTAAAAAAATTGCTGTTGGTTAGCCTGTTTTTCGTTGCGGCGGTTCAATCCGCCGTAGCAAATACTTTTGATAAATATAATGTAACGGGGGAAGCGTATAGCTTTACACAGCAAGACCAATCGGTCTTTTGGCAAGGCGGTGTGGTAACTCTGTTGGATCGCGGTTTGTCATTAAACCGGTTTCCGCCAAAGGCTAAGTTCGCCGAGTACGAAGTCAGTTATATGAAATGGACGCCGAGCTATAGCAACGGGCAAAGCATCATATATATGCACGGTTTTCAGAGCCATGCAGGCTGGTTTTATGAATCTGCAGAAAAGCTGGCGATTTTAGGCTATACCGTTTATGCGTTTGATCGTATCGGTTCTGGTCGTTCGTCGCGCGGAGTTTCAGTTCTGCCCGCGACAGAGACTATGCCACCTGAAATGCTTCGCGGTAAAGGGCATATCAATAGCTGGCAAGGGTTCACGCAAACAATCCAGCTGCTCACTAAAATCGCGCAAGCGGAAAATCCGACAAACGCGATAAATCTATGGGCAAACAGTTTTGCAGCGAATTTGCTTACCGCTTATTTGATGGAATACTCGCCAACGAATATTGCATCTGTGGTGTATACTTCGCCGGGGTTCTTTTCAAAACTACCCTTGCCCTTCCCTGTGGAGGAACTCATTGGTGCTGCTCCAGGAACCTATTTTCCTTCGACTATTCCCGAATTGGATGGCGATAAGGGGGCATACCTATTTACCTCTGACCCTCATTACAGTCGCGATATAGCCCGTGACCAACTGGCGTTGCGTACAGTGACAAAAGAGTTTTATTTCAATGTCGTAGGGGTGCAAAATTTTCACTTTGAAGCAACCGCGGTTGCACCTCAAGGGCTTACCCAATATAAGCGTTTCTATTTGGTCGTGGATGGAGACCCGATGATGGACACAGCGCAAACAGTGAGTTATGTCACCCAGTATTCGGAGAACTCGGTGCTTAAACTCTATAGTGGCGGTGTTGATCACAGGCATTTTCTGGCTTTTACCGACGATGCCGATATCGTAATCGACGATATTGATTTATTTCTTTCTGGCGAACCCGTTCCCGGTAGTGAGGTACTCCCGTGA
- a CDS encoding thioesterase II family protein, with the protein MRELLRESELTGAELEAAQSPWLKLLRKQPQPACRLICFAHIGGSASVFRRWPEFVNNNADIYALQLPGREERRDEPVYSSMQAVVGELIPLVLQDSTPVVLFGHSFGSVLAFSLASRLTERGAAVAGLVVSAKTAPHLNQRKKRSELSDKQLLADIRNMGGTPESILGDPLMVKQIMRVMRGDFSILESYEESLHLTSLKCPIVAIEAEYDHLISGKGIDAWCEYTQAGFSKKIIAGGHFYINDHPQELFDVVNSLLEQV; encoded by the coding sequence ATGCGCGAACTACTTAGGGAATCAGAGCTTACTGGTGCTGAACTGGAAGCAGCGCAGTCACCGTGGTTGAAATTACTGCGCAAGCAGCCTCAACCAGCGTGCCGCCTTATTTGCTTCGCGCATATTGGCGGTTCAGCCAGCGTGTTTCGCCGCTGGCCGGAATTCGTCAACAACAACGCTGATATCTATGCACTTCAACTGCCTGGCCGGGAGGAGCGGCGCGATGAGCCTGTGTACAGCTCGATGCAGGCTGTTGTCGGCGAGCTGATACCCCTGGTGTTGCAGGATTCAACGCCGGTGGTTTTATTCGGACATAGCTTTGGCAGCGTGTTGGCCTTTTCCCTGGCCAGTCGACTTACTGAACGTGGAGCCGCCGTTGCTGGGCTGGTGGTGTCCGCAAAAACAGCTCCACATCTTAACCAACGCAAAAAGCGCTCGGAACTCTCCGATAAACAATTACTCGCGGATATTCGCAACATGGGTGGGACGCCGGAATCGATTCTGGGAGATCCGCTTATGGTGAAACAGATCATGCGGGTGATGCGAGGTGATTTTTCGATTCTGGAGAGCTACGAAGAGAGCCTGCACCTGACCAGTCTAAAGTGCCCAATAGTCGCAATTGAGGCGGAATACGATCATTTGATTTCTGGTAAGGGTATCGATGCATGGTGTGAGTATACCCAGGCCGGGTTTAGTAAAAAAATTATTGCCGGTGGCCATTTTTATATCAATGACCATCCGCAGGAATTGTTTGATGTCGTGAATTCGCTTCTTGAGCAGGTGTGA
- a CDS encoding sensor histidine kinase: MNIGKSLRFRIIAGYVIFTLATTICYSLGALTVLKISDDELFNWYIAGVAEDEYYRYRDASDIRKEEILAQSRQIIVGTDDDVIHRIFQISADEPLPEKFESYISHTSRGSGGRQQIFELDDGSSKYHMVRIPFSSNLGETRAYFYYVVDVSAYNKFDVYAVQGTYFGLLLMLLIFLIVSSILGAIISRRVIKPLTQLTRDVMKADVGQNIGSYYRDEVGTLAETINDMMTRIMSFVEREKAFSRDVSHELRTPITSSQVSLDLALSMDESRDPKLRRVLERICDANRDMMHLIETFMLIGRESIPSDAVSATNLSSVVRDSITRNTYLISEKSLEVLNLVDESVTVKQPRKLLDVVVDNILRNAFQYTDQGNVTVRANEEFISVADTGRGFEQTALERLLVPYETFHGEGIGLGMNIIKRICKITGWRLDVRSECGVGTLLILHF, translated from the coding sequence ATGAATATTGGTAAAAGCCTGCGCTTTAGGATTATTGCCGGGTATGTGATTTTTACATTAGCTACAACTATTTGTTATTCGCTCGGCGCGCTGACGGTTTTAAAGATAAGCGACGACGAACTCTTTAACTGGTATATCGCCGGTGTCGCGGAAGACGAGTATTATCGCTACCGCGACGCTTCCGATATTCGAAAAGAAGAGATACTCGCACAGAGTAGACAGATTATCGTTGGTACAGACGACGATGTCATTCATCGAATATTCCAGATTAGCGCTGATGAACCCCTTCCGGAAAAATTTGAAAGTTACATAAGTCATACATCCCGCGGTAGTGGCGGTCGTCAACAAATTTTTGAGCTTGACGACGGCAGTTCGAAATACCACATGGTACGCATTCCGTTTTCCAGTAATCTTGGTGAAACTCGCGCTTATTTTTACTATGTCGTAGACGTTAGCGCATACAATAAATTTGATGTCTACGCTGTGCAGGGCACATATTTCGGCCTGCTATTAATGCTACTTATATTTTTGATTGTGTCTTCGATACTGGGCGCGATTATTTCCCGCCGAGTCATAAAGCCACTCACTCAGCTTACACGTGATGTGATGAAAGCGGATGTCGGGCAAAATATCGGAAGCTACTATCGTGATGAAGTCGGAACGCTAGCAGAAACTATTAACGATATGATGACGCGGATCATGAGCTTTGTTGAGCGTGAAAAGGCGTTTTCACGAGATGTGAGTCACGAACTCAGAACCCCGATTACCAGTAGCCAAGTATCATTGGATTTGGCGCTGAGTATGGATGAATCTCGCGATCCGAAGTTACGCCGTGTGCTGGAGCGAATATGTGACGCTAACCGCGACATGATGCATTTAATAGAGACTTTCATGTTGATTGGACGAGAGAGTATTCCAAGTGATGCGGTCAGCGCGACCAATCTTAGTTCGGTCGTACGCGACTCTATTACACGTAATACTTACCTTATTAGCGAAAAATCCCTCGAGGTGCTTAATCTCGTTGATGAATCTGTCACCGTAAAACAACCGCGAAAATTACTTGATGTCGTTGTCGATAATATTTTACGCAACGCATTTCAGTATACGGACCAGGGTAATGTCACTGTGCGCGCGAACGAAGAGTTTATTTCTGTCGCAGACACAGGCAGAGGGTTTGAGCAAACCGCATTGGAACGCCTTTTGGTTCCTTATGAAACGTTTCACGGTGAAGGTATTGGTCTGGGAATGAATATTATAAAGCGTATATGTAAAATAACAGGATGGAGGTTGGATGTAAGAAGCGAATGCGGTGTGGGAACGCTGCTAATTCTCCATTTTTAA
- a CDS encoding PaaI family thioesterase, producing MTIAEMNGFQLMQAMAKREIPLPNIAKLMPMLDGTVGRGEMTIRVQANSDHLNSQGAVHGGFASTVMDTAMACAIHTMLDSKSGVCTVDLSIKYVRPIPVDVDLFAEGKVDDMTTTIGFASGRLYDEEGNVYVTASASCMLIKQSH from the coding sequence ATGACGATTGCAGAAATGAATGGTTTCCAATTAATGCAAGCAATGGCCAAGCGAGAAATTCCGCTGCCAAATATCGCGAAACTAATGCCTATGCTGGACGGTACCGTTGGCCGTGGCGAAATGACAATACGAGTGCAGGCGAATTCTGACCACCTGAACAGTCAGGGTGCAGTACATGGCGGTTTTGCATCAACGGTTATGGATACAGCGATGGCGTGTGCAATACATACCATGCTCGATTCAAAATCGGGTGTGTGCACCGTGGATCTCAGCATTAAATATGTACGCCCAATACCTGTGGATGTGGACCTGTTTGCCGAAGGCAAGGTCGACGATATGACCACCACTATCGGGTTCGCCAGTGGCCGTTTGTATGACGAAGAAGGCAATGTGTATGTAACTGCATCGGCCTCGTGCATGCTGATTAAACAGAGCCACTAA